Below is a window of Herbiconiux aconitum DNA.
GATTCGACGCCGGGGTCAAATGCCCGACTCCTCCGTGCGCACCAGGATGCAGTTGCTGTCGGGGTCGAGCACCACGTCGTCGGGCGCCGCGGCACGGATCTGCGCGAGGTCGGTGCCGTTCAGCGCCACGTTGCTGCCGAGGGAGATGCCGCGGTGCAGCAGGGCGGCACCGATGCCGTAGCGCTCTCGCTGACGCTCGTAGAGGGCGAGCAGTTCGGGCCCGACGCCGGCCGCGATGGCGGAACGCTCCGACTGTGCGACCTCGAGCTGAGCGTTGATCCGCTGCTTCTGCTCGTCGCGCTGGCCGGCCAGCAGCCGTTCCTCGGTCGCGATGTCGTCGCGGCGGGCGGTGATGGCGGCCAGACGCTCTTCGATCTCCTCCATCCGCTCCATCACCTCGAGCTCGATGTCTTCGAGGTTCGAGCGACGCACCTTCAGCGAGGCGAGTTCGTGTTCGAGGCCCTGGATGTCCTTCGTCGAGGCACTCGCCTGCAGGCGCTCCCGGTCGCGCTTCTCGCGCGCGGCCACCGTCTCGATGTCGGCTTCGACGCGGCTGATCTCCACCCGCGCGTCTTCGAGCTCGCCGTTCACACCGCCGAATTCCTGCCGAGCGGCGATGGAGTCACGCTGCAGCTCCGCGAGCCGAGCCTCCTGCGGCAGGGTGCGCAGCGTGTGGTTCAACTGCGAGATGCGGTTGTCGGCGGCTTGCAGGTCGAGGAGCTTGCGCTGTTCGAGGGCCGGAGCCTTCATCGGGGTTCCTTCGTGTTCAGTTCGAGGTGTTCGGTCATCGGCATTGTTTTCGCGCGCTCACGGCGCTCTGCGTCATTGCGTGATGACGAAATCCCAGGGGTCGGTGCGGAGGTCGCTCACGATGAACTCAACCTCCGGCAGGGCTTCGGCGAGCTGCCGGGCAGCGGTTTCGAGCCACAGCCACTCGCTCGCCCAGTGCGAGACGTCGATGAGGGCCGGGCCGGAGCCGGCACCGCCGAGCAACGACTGCTCGCGCGATTCGGAGGCCGGATGGTGCCGCAGATCGGCGGTGATGTACACGTCGGCCGCACGCACGGCCGGATTCGCGAGCAAGGAGTCGCCCGCCCCGCCGCAGAGCGCCACCGCCCCGACGGGTTGCTCGAACTCGCCTGACACCCGCACACCCGTCGCCGTGGCGGGGAGGATCTCGCCGAGCGCCAACGCGAGCCGGCCGAGCGTCGTGGGTTCCGACATCCGGCCCACCCGTCCGATGCCGGTTCCGGGGCGAACTCCCGGTTCGATCGGCCGCTGGTCGAGAAGGCCGAGTCGGGCGGCGAGAACGGATGAGGTTCCGTCGTCGACGATGTCGGCATTGGTGTGCGCCGCCACCAAGGAGCAGCGGGAACGGATGAGCTTGGCCAGCAGGGCGCCCTTGTATCCGGTCTCGGCGATGGTCGTGACGCCGCGGAGGAGGAGCGGATGATGCACCAACAGCACGTCGGCGCCGGTTCCGACGGCCTGTTCCACCGTCGCCGCCACCGCGTCGACCGCCAGCAGCACCCGGTCGACACGGTCGTCGGGCGCGCCGCTCAGAAGACCCGGCGCATCCCACGACTCGGCGAACTCGCTCGGCCACAGCCTCTCGACCGTGGCGTTGAACTCGGAGAGGGTGGTGGGCATCTCCCCAGACTACTGGCCGCGCGAGCTCGCGCGCAGGGCAGCGGAACGGCGGGTCAATCCGGCAGGTCGACGATCTCGGCGGTGCGCGCCCAGAGCGCCCGTTGGAGGTCGGGGTCGTCAGCCGCGCGGGCGACGGCCCCGTTGGCCCGCAGCCGGTCGAAGTACACGCCGCTCACGGCGGGAACGGGCGAATCGGCCGCGAGGGCGACGAGAGGCGCGGCTCCCACCTCGGCTGTCGCGCCCCAACGTCCGCCGGTCACCGCGGTGCCGAAGCGGATGAGAGGCGAACCCGATCCGAAGTTGGTGACGACCGAGCCAGGATGCACGGAGTAACCGTCGACCCCCGGCGTCCCCTCGTGAGCTGCGGTACGTCGTGCCAGCTCGCGAACGAAGAGCACGACCGCGAGCTTCGCCGAGCCGTAGGCGCGCCAGCCGCCGTGCCAGGGCCGAGACGTGAAGTCGAGGTCGGCGAGGTCGATCCGCCCGAAGCGGTTCGCCACGCTCGAGGTCGAGACGATGCGCGCCGTGCCCCCGCGACGCGCCGATTCCTGGAGGCGCGGGAGGAGCATCCGGGTCAGCAGGTATGGCGACAGGTAGTTCGACTGGATGGTCGCCTCGTGCCCGTCGACGGTGTCGGTGCGGGTCGAGACGAGCCCACCAGCGTTGTTGAGCAGCACGTCGATGGCGTCGTAGCGCTCCGACAGGGTGGATGCGAGCTCCCGCACCTCGTCGAAGCGGGCGAAGTCGGCGACGAAGGCGGTGCCGCCGATGCTCTCGGCGACCGCACGGGTGCGCTCCGGATTGCGGCCCACCACCACGACCCTGTCACCCCGCTCCGCCAGCCGAGCCGCGGCCACCGCTCCGATGCCCGAGCTCGCTCCGGTGACGACGACGACCCGCGGCTCATTCTCGCTCATGCGGCAACGCTACTCTTGCGATCCGAGCAGTCAGGACTCCCGTCAGGACTCCGGACGGCCGACGATCTCGACGGCGAGTGCCCGGTGGTCGGAGAGACCGTCGGGTGAGAGAGTCAGCGAACGCAACGCATACTGCCGAGGAACGAGGAAGTAGTCGTTCGCCTGACTCGATCCGGCGAACGACACGTAGTGCTCGATCTCCGAGGTGAGCACGTAGTCGGCACGCCACAGGTGGGCGTGCCGCTCGAGGTGGTTGATGTTGAAGTCGCCGCCGATGATGCGCTTCTCGCCGCGGGACTTCAGGATGCTCAGCACCTCGTCGAGCTGATGCAGAGCGAAATCGTCCCGCACCGACAGGTGCACGTTGGCGAATTTCCACACGGCGTCGTCGCCGGTTCGGGCGGCCAGATCGAAGAACTGCACCAGCCGGTTGTGCGGGTCGCCCTCCTCATGCAGCAGGATGAGCGTCTCGCTCTGCGTCACGGGGAGTCGACTCAGCACGGCGAGGCCTTCCCGATAGGCGCCTTGCGGGCTGGGTTGGAGTCGGCTCACGCTCGCGTGCCGATAGGGGAAGCCCAGCACGTCGTTCAGCTGTTCGAGCTGCGTGAACGGCGAGACGTCGGGCAGGTAGACGACCTCTTGCAGCAGCACCACCTCGGGCTGCTGGGCCCGCAGGTAGTCGACGATGAGTGGGAGCCGCTCGGGCCAGTCGAAGAAGCCGCGGAGATTCAGACTGACGATCTTCATGGTCTCCTGCGCCGCGTGAGTGGGCCCTACCGGGCTCGAACCGATGACATCCACGGTGTAAACGTGGCGCTCTACCAACTGAGCTAAAGGCCCCTCGCGCCCTCGGCGCGTCAAAAGCATACAGGCTTAGACTCTGCCTGTGGCCGACGTCGAGCAGGAGCGAGCGCAGGCCGAGCACCGGTGGCCCGCCGCCATCGGCGTCATCGCGATCATCGCCAGCTACCTGCTGCTGCCGCCGAGCTTCTTCGGGATCGTGCGCTATGGCGTGGTCGGCCTCTGCGTGGGCCTGCTGGCGGCCGTGATCATCATCAATCCGCACAGGATGGTCAAGCAGACCTCGTGGTCGCGGCGCCTCGGCGTCATCCTGGTGATCGTCATCGGCGTGACCAACACGGCCCTGTTGGTGACTCTCGTCACGCTGCTGGTGCAGAACAATCAGGACGGGCCGGCGCTGTTGCTCGCTTCGTTGCAGGTATGGCTCACGAACGTGATCGGATCGGCCCTGCTCTACTGGGAACTCGATCGCGGCGGACCGGTCGTGCGCACCCAGCGGCCGCGCTCGGAGATCCCGCCCGCCGACTTCCGCTTTCCGCAGGACGAGGATCACGACGCCTCACCCGAGGTGGCGGCGCACTCCTCGAAGAAGAGCAACTGGCTCCCCGGATTCGTCGACTACCTGTACTTCTCGTTGTCGAATTCGATGGCCTTCAGCCCGACGGATGTCATGCCGCTCACGCACCGCGTCAAGCTGCTGATGGGGCTCGAAGCCTTTGCCGGCTTCGTGCTGCTCGCTCTCGTGATCGCTCGCGGTGTCAGCCTGTTGGGCTGAGCCCGAAGGTCAGACCCGCGCGGGAACCAGGTCTTCGAGGGCGGCGCGGTAGGCGGCGATCGAACGCGCCTCTCCGGGAGCCGTGATGAAGGACGCACGGATGATGCGGTTCTGATCGATAACGAAGGTCGCCCGGTTCGCGAACCCCTTCTCCTCGAGGAACACTCCGTAGTCTTTCGCCACGTCGCCGTGCGGCCAGAAGTCGGCCACGAGCGTGAAGTCGTAGCCCTCTTTCTCGGCCCACGCGCGGAGCGTGGCTTTCGAGTCGACGGAGATGCCGATCAGCTCGACGTCGGCGTCTTTGAACAGCGCGAGGTTGTCTTCGAGGGCGCACAGCTCGCTGGTGCACACTCCTGAGAAGGCGAGCGGGAAGAAGACGAGTGCAACGGGCTTCTTGCCCTGGAACTGACTCAGGCGGATGCGCTCACCGTACTGATTGGGGAGCTCGAAATCGGGGGCCAGAGTGTCGTTCTCCAAAGCCATGATGGCTTCCTTTCCACTGCCGGGGCGTCTCACCGGCAAAAGCGCCCCCATCTTAGCTCTGCTCCCGCATTCCGCCAAACGACGACCGCTGGCCCGCGCGCCGCGCCGCTCTTTAAACTCACTAGGCTGTTCTGTGGCGTTCCGCACCACATCCCGGCGCGCGCGCCCGACACGAAACGATCTGTAATCAACAGAAAGGTCGACGGTGACTGTCAACGACCAGGACCCCTACTCGGCGGGCCATATCGACTCCGATCCCGACGAGACCGCCGAGTGGAACGAATCCCTCGATGCACTCGTCGAAGCCCGCGGTCACGGCCGAGCGCGCGACATCATGCTCAGTCTGCTGAAGCGCTCGAAGGAACTGCACCTCGGCGTGCCGATGGTGCCGACGACCGACTACATCAACACCATCGCTCCCGAGAACGAACCCGAATTCCCGGGCGACGAGTCGCTCGAGCGCAAGTACCGCGCCTGGATCCGCTGGAACGCCGCGATGCTGGTGCACCGCGCCCAGCGCCCCGGCATCGCGGTCGGCGGCCACATCTCGACCTATGCGTCGAGCGCCGCACTCTACGAAGTGGGCTTCAACCATTTCTTCCGCGGCCAGGACCACCCGGGCGGTGGCGACCAGATCTTCATCCAGGGCCACGCCTCCCCCGGCACCTACGCGCGGGCGTTCCTCGAGGGCCGGCTCTCCGCCGACCAGCTCGACGGCTTCCGCCAGGAGAAGTCGCACTCAGGCGGCGGACTCAGCTCCTACCCGCACCCGCGCCTCATGCCCGAGTTCTGGCAGTTCCCCACGGTCTCGATGGGTCTCGGCCCGATCAACGCGATCTACCAGGCGCAGCTCAACAAGTACCTCACGAACCGCGGCATCAAGGATGCGTCCGACCAGCAGGTCTGGGCCTTCCTCGGCGACGGCGAGATGGACGAGGTGGAGAGCCGCGGCCAGCTGCAGGTGGCCGCGAACGACGGCCTCGACAACCTCAACTTCGTGATCAACTGCAACCTCCAGCGCCTCGACGGCCCGGTGCGCGGCAACGGCAAGATCATCCAGGAGCTCGAGAGCTTCTTCCGCGGCGCGGGCTGGAACGTCATCAAGGTCGTCTGGGGCCGTGAATGGGACGACCTGCTCTCCCGCGACACCGACGGCGCCCTGCTGAACCTCATGAACACGGTTCCGGACGGCGACTTCCAGACCTACAAGGCCGAGTCGGGCGCCTACGTTCGCGAGAACTTCTTCGGCCGCGATCCCCGC
It encodes the following:
- a CDS encoding zinc ribbon domain-containing protein, whose amino-acid sequence is MKAPALEQRKLLDLQAADNRISQLNHTLRTLPQEARLAELQRDSIAARQEFGGVNGELEDARVEISRVEADIETVAAREKRDRERLQASASTKDIQGLEHELASLKVRRSNLEDIELEVMERMEEIEERLAAITARRDDIATEERLLAGQRDEQKQRINAQLEVAQSERSAIAAGVGPELLALYERQRERYGIGAALLHRGISLGSNVALNGTDLAQIRAAAPDDVVLDPDSNCILVRTEESGI
- a CDS encoding Nif3-like dinuclear metal center hexameric protein codes for the protein MPTTLSEFNATVERLWPSEFAESWDAPGLLSGAPDDRVDRVLLAVDAVAATVEQAVGTGADVLLVHHPLLLRGVTTIAETGYKGALLAKLIRSRCSLVAAHTNADIVDDGTSSVLAARLGLLDQRPIEPGVRPGTGIGRVGRMSEPTTLGRLALALGEILPATATGVRVSGEFEQPVGAVALCGGAGDSLLANPAVRAADVYITADLRHHPASESREQSLLGGAGSGPALIDVSHWASEWLWLETAARQLAEALPEVEFIVSDLRTDPWDFVITQ
- a CDS encoding SDR family NAD(P)-dependent oxidoreductase; this encodes MSENEPRVVVVTGASSGIGAVAAARLAERGDRVVVVGRNPERTRAVAESIGGTAFVADFARFDEVRELASTLSERYDAIDVLLNNAGGLVSTRTDTVDGHEATIQSNYLSPYLLTRMLLPRLQESARRGGTARIVSTSSVANRFGRIDLADLDFTSRPWHGGWRAYGSAKLAVVLFVRELARRTAAHEGTPGVDGYSVHPGSVVTNFGSGSPLIRFGTAVTGGRWGATAEVGAAPLVALAADSPVPAVSGVYFDRLRANGAVARAADDPDLQRALWARTAEIVDLPD
- a CDS encoding endonuclease/exonuclease/phosphatase family protein, which gives rise to MKIVSLNLRGFFDWPERLPLIVDYLRAQQPEVVLLQEVVYLPDVSPFTQLEQLNDVLGFPYRHASVSRLQPSPQGAYREGLAVLSRLPVTQSETLILLHEEGDPHNRLVQFFDLAARTGDDAVWKFANVHLSVRDDFALHQLDEVLSILKSRGEKRIIGGDFNINHLERHAHLWRADYVLTSEIEHYVSFAGSSQANDYFLVPRQYALRSLTLSPDGLSDHRALAVEIVGRPES
- a CDS encoding peroxiredoxin, whose protein sequence is MALENDTLAPDFELPNQYGERIRLSQFQGKKPVALVFFPLAFSGVCTSELCALEDNLALFKDADVELIGISVDSKATLRAWAEKEGYDFTLVADFWPHGDVAKDYGVFLEEKGFANRATFVIDQNRIIRASFITAPGEARSIAAYRAALEDLVPARV